A window of the Hordeum vulgare subsp. vulgare chromosome 5H, MorexV3_pseudomolecules_assembly, whole genome shotgun sequence genome harbors these coding sequences:
- the LOC123399007 gene encoding uncharacterized protein LOC123399007, with translation MTGKRKAGDDIKGPRHRAARQTEEPTALTSAQTSGPTTANAAGDGIAVTSPAMRWLLAVTSGYPVDFSQFDGAAPGAEDGSGYRGFSQSQAHGRAPQMPSQGMRRPPLGNPAGGRRSFTNQYHGPTGHGSLSGQTQNHAAVPTQTGNGQTAGSLSGQTQNNAADPRQTVPEQPAGSLPGQTQNHAAGPRQTETEQPAGSLPGQTQNHAAGPRQTGTEQPAGSLSGQTQNHATGPRQTGTGQPCGNSGDAGGQPSSAVPCASAPGAPVSSLDRLCTLCKRSTTGVWGLVPLCVDCYNKLVTNNVPPQHPETPYAPPVPVPSFGGATQGQGIAIGDQRQPDLGQPSYAGLARTAVGPLTMAPSADMCCVCVDLELTMWVLGTSPLCEACYNCMFVDGEAPPQHAQTGYVLPSQVPSYAGAPQGTVPASEQQYQAAAIRPSSGPSSSLAVGSGPICQACGHPSGAGNRACGVCNRNGSPPPGLG, from the exons ATGACGGGCAAGCGGAAGGCCGGCGACGACATTAAAGGGCCAAGGCATCGGGCTGCTAGGCAGACGGAGGAGCCTACAGCCCTTACATCGGCGCAGACTTCAGGGCCGACGACGGCGAATGCAGCCGGCGACGGCATTGCCGTGACttcgccggcgatgaggtggcTGTTGGCGGTGACTTCAGGCTACCCCGTCGACTTTTCCCAGTTCGATGGAG CCGCTCCCGGGGCCGAGGACGGGTCGGGGTACAGGGGATTCTCCCAGTCGCAGGCGCATGGGAGGGCGCCGCAGATGCCATCTCAGGGGATGCGCCGGCCGCCGCTGGGCAATCCAG CCGGTGGGCGTCGGTCCTTCACTAACCAGTACCACGGGCCGACCGGCCATGGTTCGCTCTCCGGCCAGACCCAGAACCACGCCGCGGTCCCCACGCAGACAGGAAACGGGCAGACGGCCGGTTCGCTCTCCGGCCAGACCCAGAACAACGCCGCCGACCCCAGGCAGACAGTACCAGAGCAGCCGGCCGGTTCGCTCCCCGGCCAGACCCAGAACCACGCCGCTGGCCCCAGGCAGACAGAAACAGAGCAGCCGGCCGGTTCGCTCCCCGGCCAGACCCAGAACCACGCCGCCGGCCCCAGGCAGACAGGAACAGAGCAGCCGGCCGGTTCGCTCTCTGGCCAGACCCAGAACCACGCCACCGGTCCCAGGCAGACAGGAACAGGGCAGCCATGCGGCAACTCCGGTGACGCCGGCGGG CAGCCTTCGTCGGCAGTCCCTTGCGCAAGCGCGCCAGGTGCTCCAGTCAGTTCCCTCGATCGACTGTGCACTCTTTGCAAGAGGTCCACGACCGGTGTTTGGGGCTTGGTGCCATTGTGTGTGGATTGCTACAACAAGCTCGTCACCAACAACGTGCCTCCACAGCACCCGGAGACCCCCTACGCGCCTCCGGTTCCAGTGCCCAGCTTCGGTGGCGCGACGCAGGGTCAGGGCATCGCCATTGGCGACCAGCGCCAGCCCGACCTCGGCCAGCCTTCTTACGCGGGGCTGGCACGGACTGCCGTCGGCCCACTCACAATGGCACCGAGTGCTGACATGTGCTGTGTATGTGTTGACCTAGAGCTAACCATGTGGGTTTTGGGCACGTCGCCCTTGTGCGAGGCTTGCTACAACTGTATGTTCGTCGACGGCGAAGCGCCTCCGCAGCACGCGCAGACCGGCTACGTGCTCCCGAGTCAAGTCCCCAGCTACGCGGGTGCGCCTCAGGGGACAGTCCCTGCCAGTGAGCAGCAGTACCAGGCTGCGGCCATTAGGCCTTCTTCCGGTCCCAGCTCGAGCTTGGCCGTCGGTTCGGGCCCGATCTGCCAGGCTTGCGGCCACCCCTCCGGCGCCGGCAACAGGGCTTGCGGTGTTTGCAACCGCAACGGCTCGCCGCCGCCAGGGCTCGGCTAG